The window ctaatatatataataagatgatTTTATCGCAGTGATACTTCTCCAAAAGTTGCTTAAGTTTATTCTTGATTAAACCTTAAGCCCAACCATTAATACCAAGATCAGAACTAATATGTGTAATAAGATGATTTTATCTCAGTTCGTTATCATCAAGCTCTATAGAAATATGAATCATGGTTTTGGATAAGATTAAGCTTTTAAACATATTCACACGACAGAGTATCTTTCAAACATATAGATGAAAAGATTAACGAGCTGAAGGAGTGTCACTGATGAACTTATGCCATGTCCCATGGAATTGGTTGAATTTGCATTTTTGCACTTTTTGCTTAAGCTCTCGTATATTTCCAATTACTCTCAGCTAAACAAACAGAGATGGTGGAAGCCGTcttggtccagtggtttgatCAAGGGTTTTATTAATGCTTGTACACCATGAGGTATGAGTTTCGATTTATGTGAATTAATGGAGAAACAACTTATAAGAGATTTACAGCATGAcgcaaggagtaccgtcaaAATTGGATCCAATAGGGCGGCTCAACTGATACAGTCAGACGTGAATCTTCATAAAACAGATAAAATTGTTGGCTGTAAAAttgtatatgttaaaaaaacaaacaaagatgtgactcttttttttttttgatgaaacacaatttctattaaaatctaACCAGAGTTGGGTGAGGCCATAATGGCAATTTCAGCGGACAAAATCTGCTTAGTTAATCCATCTGATGTCCTGTTTCATGGGAGATCCAGGTGAACAAGATGAAATCAAATGCGGAGGCCAGAGGGCTGATATCATCAGTTATACTtcagcaaaataaaaataagtttNNNNNNNNNNNNNNNNNNNNNNNNNNNNNNNNNNNNNNNNNNNNNNNNNNNNNNNNNNNNNNNNNNNNNNNNNNNNNNNNNNNNNNNNNNNNNNNNNNNNNNNNNNNNNNNNNNNNNNNNNNNNNNNNNNNNNNNNNNNNNNNNNNNNNNNNNNNNNNNNNNNNNNNNNNNNNNNNNNNNTGTAATTTCCGTCCCTTCATTGTATAGTCTATAAACAATAACGAAGCGAAAGCTATTTGAGCCTATGAAAAATGCAAGAAATCTTGTACCACAAGTTATTTGGTATAATGTTTTCTCCCTGATCCAAGGAGCGGGAAGATATTTAAgtgtaattagtttttttttcctgaaagtATTATGGAAGAAAGGATACTCACCTTGATTATTATTAGAGTAGTAATAGGAAAATAGCGGCCAAGGGTTATATATTAACGTGTCCATTAGAAAAGATTTTATGTTCTTATCGCCTTTACCCCtccaaaaaagaagagaagaagaagcagccatGTCTTATCTTCTCAGGCGGCTCAAGCTATCCCACCGAGTAAGCTACCTCCTTCTTCTCTGTGTCTAGTCACAaaggatgtttttttttttttgctttcgtATATTTGGTATATTTTACAAACTATCATTTCGCAGAGAAACCTCACCCCTTCTCGGTGCTTCACGTCTTACCCGATCTATTATGTTAGAGGTGCTGAACCATGTGAACAGGGCCAGCTTAGAGACAAGGGCGAGCAGTGCACCCGTCCCAGGGCCCAAAGACAAAGGGGCCCATGTACACAAATTATCATACTGTTCTCGATAGATCATAATATTGTTCTTTTAAGTATAAAGGAAGCAGACagcaaaattattttaagaaaaggTTGGGCTTTATGAGCCTTACGATTAGTACacgttttaaaacaaataaatttgatCGGTTTAGTTTGGACCAATGAATGAttgattttgtctttttgttttgttttgttttgtaagtCTTTTCGTTTTCTTTGATTTTACATTGAAATAAAATGAGTGATATGTTTGTAGTTTTTCTTTGGTCTAACTATATTTGTAGTTATTATAACGTCTTACCGTATTTTTATCCtatgcaaaatttataatattcattatataaacattttatatacgTTCACGTATACATTATTATATGGTAGTTGCTGACTAACATGCGTACATGTGCATGCGTAATATTTAGAAGCACACTATTATgagatttttatacaaaaagttGTTATAGAAATGTACTTATTAATTACTAATCTAGACAACCTAATAGATAAAATAgcagaagttaagaaaaaaaaggttcGTAGTCTTAGGGCACGATTATCGTTCGTCCCAAAGCCCATCCTTATTAATATTGGGTCgagaaataaatcaaaaagaccGAATAACATTGTAAACGGACCTTAATTTAGGACGTTGGGCTTCGTCCTTACGAGGGACGTGGCAGCATTCAATTGGGAGTCGAAATAGGGTTGGGAAAGTCGCAccgtgtctttttttttcacccTTCTCCTGATTCTCTCTTCTCCGCGGCGATAGTTTTGGCGATAGCCTCTCCAGAGATTTCAAAGACGAATCGACATCCCCAATCGATTTGCTGCCTCATCGACGCTTCTCCGCCGATTCAAACCCAAACGAGGTATGTGTTCCTCCTTCTTCATNNNNNNNNNNNNNNNNNNNNNNNNNNNNNNNNNNNNNNNNNNNNNNNNNNNNNNNNNNNNNNNNNNNNNNNNNNNNNNNNNNNNNNNNNNNNNNNNNNNNNNNNNNNNNNNNNNNNNNNNNNNNNNNNNNNNNNNNNNNNNNNNNNNNNNNNNNNNNNNNNNNNNNNNNNNNNNNNNNNNNNNNNNNNNNNNNNNNNNNNNNNNNNNNNNNNNNNNNNNNNNNNNNNNNNNNNNNNNNNNNNNNNNNNNNNNNNNNNNNNNNNNNNNNNNNNNNNNNNNNNNNNNNNNNNNNNNNNNNNNNNNNNNNNNNNNNNNNNNNNNNNNNNNNNNNNNNNNNNNNNNNNNNNNNNNNNNNNNNNNNNNNNNNNNNNNNNNNNNNNNNNNNNNNNNNNNNNNNNNNNNNNNNNNNNNNNNNNNNNNNNNNNNNNNNNNNNNNNNNNNNNNNNNNNNNNNNNNNNNNNNNNNNNNNNNNNNNNNNNNNNNNNNNNNNNNNNNNNNNNNNNNNNNNNNNNNNNNNNNNNNNNNNNNNNNNNNNNNNNNNNNNNNNNNNNNNNNNNNNNNNNNNNNNNNNNNNNNNNNNNNNNNNNNNNNNNNNNNNNNNNNNNNNNNNNNNNNNNNNNNNNNNNNNNNNNNNNNNNNNNNNNNNNNNNNNNNNNNNNNNNNNNNNNNNNNNNNNNNNNNNNNNNNNNNNNNNNNNNNNNNNNNNNNNNNNNNNNNNNNNNNNNNNNNNNNNNNNNNNNNNNNNNNNNNNNNNNNNNNNNNNNNNNNNNNNNNNNNNNNNNNNNNNNNNNNNNNNNNNNNNNNNNNNNNNNNNNNNNNNNNNNNNNNNNNNNNNNNNNNNNNNNNNNNNNNNNNNNNNNNNNNNNNNNNNNNNNNNNNNNNNNNNNNNNNNNNNNNNNNNNNNNNNNNNNNNNNNNNNNNNNNNNNNNNNNNNNNNNNNNNNNNNNNNNNNNNNNNNNNNNNNNNNNNNNNNNNNNNNNNNNNNNNNNNNNNNNNNNNNNNNNNNNNNNNNNNNNNNNNNNNNNNNNNNNNNNNNNNNNNNNNNNNNNNNNNNNNNNNNNNNNNNNNNNNNNNNNNNNNNNNNNNNNNNNNNNNNNNNNNNNNNNNNNNNNNNNNNNNNNNNNNNNNNNNNNNNNNNNNNNNNNNNNNNNNNNNNNNNNNNNNNNNNNNNNNNNNNNNNNNNNNNNNNNNNNNNNNNNNNNNNNNNNNNNNNNNNNNNNNNNNNNNNNNNNNNNNNNNNNNNNNNNNNNNNNNNNNNNNNNNNNNNNNNNNNNNNNNNNNNNNNNNNNNNNNNNNNNNNNNNNNNNNNNNNNNNNNNNNNNNNNNNNNNNNNNNNNNNNNNNNNNNNNNNNNNNNNNNNNNNNNNNNNNNNNNNNNNNNNNNNNNNNNNNNNNNNNNNNNNNNNNNNNNNNNNNNNNNNNNNNNNNNNNNNNNNNNNNNNNNNNNNNNNNNNNNNNNNNNNNNNNNNNNNNNNNNNNNNNNNNNNNNNNNNNNNNNNNNNNNNNNNNNNNNNNNNNNNNNNNNNNNNNNNNNNNNNNNNNNNNNNNNNNNNNNNNNNNNNNNNNNNNNNNNNNNNNNNNNNNNNNNNNNNNNNNNNNNNNNNNNNNNNNNNNNNNNNNNNNNNNNNNNNNNNNNNNNNNNNNNNNNNNNNNNNNNNNNNNNNNNNNNNNNNNNNNNNNNNNNNNNNNNNNNNNNNNNNNNNNNNNNNNNNNNNNNNNNNNNNNNNNNNNNNNNNNNNNNNNNNNNNNNNNNNNNNNNNNNNNNNNNNNNNAAACAGAAGATCTAATTCGTCAGGACCAAGCTGAGATTGACACCCAGCGAGCGCCGGTTCAGTACCCTCCTCAACCCGAAGTTGAGTTCGGCTTCCCTCAAACATGCTATTGCGGTGCTCGTCCACTTCTAGCAACATCTCAAAGTAGAAACGATCCAGGTAGATTGTACTATACGTGTGCAAATGTTGCTGATGGAGATTGCCATGTctggaaatggtgggatgtggctgtaatggaggagatgagagccAGGGATACTCACACACTTCAGTTGGCTGAGAAGGTTGATTATCTTGCCGGTATGAGCGACTACCGGACAGAGCTTAACAAGATTAAGGATCTCCAATACGAGACTGAGCAGAAAATGGTAAGGGTAGAAAAGCTAGTGTCTGAGTTAGGTAATAAGAAATCAACGTCTACCAATGGCTTTGGctttgaatattttgtaggtGTAATCGTTATTGTGTTAGTTTTAATAGGTATGTGGCTCATGGTTTAGTTAATCATGGTCTCCTTTCTATTACATGACTTTGTAATGTGCTTTATTTGCTTCGAATGAATGAGTTATGTGTAATGACTTTGTAATGAACATGACCGTGTGATGACTTTGTAATGTGATGACTTTGTGATGAACATGACCGTGTAATGTGTTAGTTTGTGATGTGATGACTTTGTAATGACCAAATAAGTGTACCGCAGAAATTCGTCAATTAGTGTATGGTGGTGGGGCTGATACAGTAGATGAGTATGTGCGACTTGGTGAAACAACAGCTCGAAAATGTTTGTACCAATTTACCGCCGGAATAATCCACTTGTTTGGCGATGAATACCTAAGACGTCCCACCCCGGAGAATCTGCAAAGACTACTCCACATTGGAGAACAACGTGGATTTCCAGGGATGgttggaagcatcgattgtatgcattgggagtggaagaattgccccaccgcttggaaagaaatgtattcacgaggaaccggaaaaccaacaattgtgtTGGAGGCGGTAGCTTCATCGGACCTTTGGATTTGGCACGCattttttggagctccaggtactatgaacgatcttaatattcttgatcgatcacctgtttttgatgaaattattAACGGAAACGCTCCACAAGTCAATTTCTATGTCAACGGAAGTGAGTACCATTTGGGTTACTATCTCGCCGATGgcatttatccgaaatggggtacttttattcaatctatccgactTCCACAAGGtccaaaaaattgtttatttgctAAAAAACAAGAAGTCgtccgaaaagatgttgagcgcGCCTTCGGAGTCCTGCAAGCTAGATTCGCCGTTGTATAGGGCCTCCGGTATGTTTGAGCCGGCCCTGCATGTGAACATCTAGATATCGGAACTATCAAAATTCCTCCTCTTAAGGTGCCTATGGAGTTACTCAAGGAGGTGGGAATCATAGGAGCCTCCCATGGCTGGGTTGCAACTTTGAAAAATGGAATTGTGTGTCAAGATGACCTAGATCTCCATGCACCGGATAATAACCCAAAACGCATTCCTCTACCTCCTCTTGAAACTCTGCCTCATAACCAAACCCAAATAGTAACCAACATAGCCATGTCCTCTTCGTCTCCAGAGGATGAAGACTGCATCGTGGCTGTCAAGTTCTTGGGACCTCAGCTAAGCTTGTGTAGGCCAGCTCAGAGAGATTGCACGTGGAGCAACATCAGGATCTCAGACCCCAGCTTCTTCTCCTCCCATGTAATGTACTCCAAGAGAGATGAGATGTTCTCCATGCCCTCTTCTAGAGGCCACTACACTAGATCATGGGATCTTGTGAGACAcatgaaggaaccaaagctgcaGATGCTGATGCAGCCTCCTGAAGATCAAATTCCGAGAATGACAAAGAGGGCGTGGCAGCGATTGGAGTCGTGTTGTACGAAGCAACACTACTTAGTGGAGTCGTCACACACCGATGAGACTTTTATGTTGAAGTGGTACACACAAAGCAGACCCACTTTGAATGTATGGGACCATTTCCTTTTGTTGAAGATAGACAAGGAAGGGAATGCTCTTTACACGAAAGACATTGGAGATCTCTGCATTTTACTTTCTAGGTCCGAACCCATATGTATCCCGGCTAAATTGAACCGAAGAGCCAAAAACTGCATCTATATGTTGACCGAGCACGAGTTTGCCATTGTCGGTATCGGCAGTAACCAGAAGTTTTGTAGAACACCTTTCACTTGCTCCTTACCTTACTATATTTCAAAAAACTAATATAGCTAGTGTCTCActctcaaaatctataattatgcttttaaatacatttatggtattattatttttacataccgatgaagttaaaatataaaaaataatacccAAATGTAaacttattaaataaaataatattatatttaaaattattagtgTACATGGTGcatgaatattatattattataatttctatatttgaatataaacatatttaaaattaggtGAAAAGCGacatattaaaataagtaatcattaaacaatataatataatataaattttatttttgtaaaatgtaGTCTTAACTCTATtgaaatttacataaaattaaagtaaaattgttaaaccaaatgaaaataaataaaactacaaaaatatacttatggttttatttttttttctaaacagataattaaaaatagaaaacattagTATTCAAATGTaagctaaaatattattttaaaataaaaataatattatacttaaaattattatttctgcgCATAGCGCAGAAAAATTCCTAGTGTAATTTAACCGATATTTTTTTCAGTAGAAATAAGATTCAGTCAAtttttagcaaaagaaaaaaatatatgattcagTCAATTTAGATATAAATGGAAGAAGGAATATTCACTTTGATTTGTTATTGTAATAGATAGGAAAATCAGACTTGGTGGCCAAGGGTTTATACATTAACACCGTATTAACGAGAAAAATTTCACGTAACAAAAAAGGAGAAGCAGCCATGTCTCATCTTGTCAGGCGGCTCAAGCTATCGAAGTTATCCCTCCGAGTAAGCCACCTAACAGTTTCTCAGTGCTTCTCTAATTTCATCTTTAAAGTTGAATCTTGTGGATCTACTTTGAGAGATGGTGACGTTGGATATCTAGCTATACACAGCTATATTGATAACTTGATCGACTGCACGCCAAAGAAGGTGCCTACGGAGTTAGCAAAGGAGATGGGAACAATAGGAGCATCCCACGGCTGGGTAGCAACTTTGAAAAATGGGGTCGTGTGTCTTCAAGATGACCTAGACCTCCATGCATCGTATACAGACCCAAAACGCATTTCATTGCCTCCTCTTGTAACTTTGCCTAACTGCCAAACCCGAGTGGTAACCAACGTAGCCATGTCCTCTTCTTCTCCCGAGGATGAAGACTGCATCGTGGCTGTCAAGTTCTTGGGACCTCAGCTAAGCTTGTGTAGGCCTTCTCAGAGAGATTGCACGTGGAGCAACATCAGAATCACAGACCCTAGCTTCTTCTCATCCCATGTAATGTACTCCAAGAGAGATGATATGTTCTCCATGATGGCTTCTGGAGGAAACTACACTGGATCATGGGATCTTGGGAGACACATGACCGAACCAAAGCTGACGATGTTGTCGTACCCGAAACAGCGCGTGGTGAAGGACCGGTATATAGAGAGCATGGGTAAGTTTGCCGACAAAGAGTTAATGAGAAAGTGCGAGTGGCTGCAGTCCGAATTGTTAGAATtagagaattattgagagtttatttctggagaatgaagaacatgaagaacatgagaGAAAGGAAAAGTATGAGAGAGATGtagatttcaaaatgtaagagagagaatgagagaataGTTTCCTTGATTTAATTGTAGATTTGAatacaagtatttaaaggcaagttgcctcagtacacaatacaatagaatattcattgttttaaaatatcttcaatggccttcttctcttcaatatagtaatccttataaaaccttataagtctggTAGTTTACTTCTAAAGTCTGACAGtttacttctcaagtctggcagcttacttctgcttcatgtcaacacttcccctcaagcttgaccatatggaacaagtcaagcttggaagccatgaagtattccctcattaaaacctcaactaggtaaaaccctttgggagaaaacccaagtcaaggaaaaagagtagaacacttcatgaagGAGATATCAGTGACATGAGaggtctatgagtcccaattttggatgaatgaactcacaaACTTTAGTgcttgctgccttggtgaagatatcagctaactGATCTCACTTCTAGTATAGCAGGGTGATCTTCTGCTCCACGGCTTGTCTCACCTTGTGACAGTCAACTTCAATGTGTTTAGTCCTTTCATGGAATACTGAGTTTGATGCTATGTGGATAGCTGCttggttatcacaatgcattgtgaGTGGTGTTGTTGCTTCTATTCCCAAGTCTCTTAGCAGGTTCCTGATCCAAATGAGTTCACTAGTTAGCTTCATCATTGCCCTATACACTGCCTCTGCACTTGAACATGATACCACtttttgcttcttgctcttccatgtgACTAGGTTGCCTCCAATGAAAGTACAATAGCCTGTTGTTGACCTAATGTCTActctatcaccagcccaatcagcatcacaatatcccACTATCTCTGTACTCTTATTGCAACCCATCCAAACACCTTGACCAGGAGCCTCTCTTAGATATCTCATGATCCTTTCCACCATATTCCAATGATGAACCTTTGGTGCTTGCATATGTTAGCAAAACAGATGTCTGGTCTTGTAATGGTGAGATAGATTAGCTTCCCAACCATCCTTCTATAGAGCTTGAAGTCGCCAAATGGAGTATCCTCAAACTCCCCCTCACACAAGACCTTGTAACCTTCTTCAAGTGGTGTCTTAGCTACTCTTACTCCAAGTTCACCTGCCTCTTTTAGAAGGTCAAGTGTGTACtttctttgagataagaaaagcCCCTGTTTAGAGCGGCATATTTCTATCCCTAGAAAGTAGTTTAACTCACccaaatatttaatatcaaaGGTAGACTTAAGAAAAACTTTAGTAGAGATGATACCTTCTTTGTCACTTCCtgtgatgatgatatcatcTACATAGATCAGAATCACCACAATTCCTTGCTTACTTGTGAGGGTAAAGAGTGTGTGATCAGCTTCTGACTTTACAAACCCTTTTCCATTGAGGGTTGTACTCAGCTTGTGATACCAGGCTCTTGGAGACTGTTTTAATCCATAGATTGCTTTCTTCAGCCTTAGGACATTTCCTGGCTTGACCATGTCTTCCATACCAGGTGGTGGTCTCATATACACCTCATCCTCAAGCTCTCCGTAGAAATGCATTTTTGACATCCATCTGCCATAGATCCAATTCCAAGTTCATAGCCAAAGAGAGCAGAATTCTTATGGTGTGGAGcttagctactggtgcaaaggtgtctaaatagtcttctccatagacTTGGGTATATCCTCTTGCAACCagctttgtcttcttcctttctgGTTTCCCATTAGCTAGgtacttgatggtgaagagaAGGCGACTTGTTACTGCTTTCTTTCCTTTNNNNNNNNNNNNNNNNNNNNNNNNNNNNNNNNNNNNNNNNNNNNNNNNNNNNNNNNNNNNNNNNNNNNNNNNNNNNNNNNNNNNNNNNNNNNNNNNNNNNNNNNNNNNNNNNNNNNNNNNNNNNNNNNNNNNNNNNNNNNNNNNNNNNNNNNNNNNNNNNNNNNNNNNNNNNNNNNNNNNNNNNNNNNNNNNNNNNNNNNNNNNNNNNNNNNNNNNNNNNNNNNNNNNNNNNNNNNNNNNNNNNNNNNNNNNNNNNNNNNNNNNNNNNNNNNNNNNNNNNNNNNNNNNNNNNNNNNNNNNNNNNNNNNNNNNNNNNNNNNNNNNNNNNNNNNNNNNNNNNNNNNNNNNNNNNNNNNNNNNNNNNNNNNNNNNNNNNNNNNNNNNNNNNNNNNNNNNNNNNNNNNNNNNNNNNNNNNNNNNNNNNNNNNNNNNNNNNNNNNNNNNNNNNNNNNNNNNNNNNNNNNNNNNNNNNNNNNNNNNNNNNNNNNNNNNNNNNNNNNNNNNNNNNNNNNNNNNNNNNNNNNNNNNNNNNNNNNNNNNNNNNNNNNNNNNNNNNNNNNNNNNNNNNNNNNNNNNNNNNNNNNNNNNNNNNNNNNNNNNNNNNNNNNNNNNNNNNNNNNNNNNNNNNNNNNNNNNNNNNNNNNNNNNNNNNNNNNNNNNNNNNNNNNNNNNNNNNNNNNNNNNNNNNNNNNNNNNNNNNNNNNNNNNNNNNNNNNNNNNNNNNNNNNNNNNNNNNNNNNNNNNNNNNNNNNNNNNNNNNNNNNNNNNNNNNNNNNNNNNNNNNNNNNNNNNNNNNNNNNNNNNNNNNNNNNNNNNNNNNNNNNNNNNNNNNNNNNNNNNNNNNNNNNNNNNNNNNNNNNNNNNNNNNNNNNNNNNNNNNNNNNNNNNNNNNNNNNNNNNNNNNNNNNNTTATCACCATTTGCTATTTGAACATTCCCTGACGCAGGCTGGACATCACTAATTAAGTTCgtatcactaatcatgtgatggCTTGCTACTGAATCTATAATGATAGGTTTAGGGTCAAGAGAGTGTGTACCAGCCTNNNNNNNNNNNNNNNNNNNNNNNNNNNNNNNNNNNNNNNNNNNNNNNNNNTCAGTGTTGGCTGCACTATCAGTACTTCTCCATGTTCCTTCTTCATTTGAACCACCAATGACAGATGAATACATGGTTCGACCTTGAATCGATGGATGCTCAAACTCCTTGATTACATTCCTAGCTTGATTCAAgtcacttcttcttggcatattgCGCTTCTTATGTTGTTCCTTAGCCTTCTTGTACTCTGGAAACAACACCATGTTGGAATTCTTCCTCATTAAGAGATATGGACCAGTGGACAATAGATTGCTCCTACATATTTTGAGATAAACTGGACTTTGATGAAGTTTTTCCTGATATGGCTGAAGCTTTCTTGAGTTCCAGAGAATAGGGTACTCCTCTATCTTGAGTTCTGGTGAggttcttcttttttgaaaaacctTTGGACCAGTGGATAAAATGATGCATCCAacagattttgaagataatctgagaaagaaataaagaaatttgCGGAAGCTTTTGTGAGGTTCAAGAGGTTATtgttctgataccatgttagaattagagaattattgagagtttatttctggagaatgaagaacatgagagAAAGGGAAAGTATGAGAGAGATGtagatttcaaaatgtaagagagagaaggagagattaGTTTCCTTGATTTAATTATAGATATGGATACAAGTATTAAAGGTAAGTTGTCTCAGTACACAATACAATAgaata is drawn from Brassica oleracea var. oleracea cultivar TO1000 unplaced genomic scaffold, BOL UnpScaffold01118, whole genome shotgun sequence and contains these coding sequences:
- the LOC106320894 gene encoding uncharacterized protein LOC106320894; protein product: MEEMRARDTHTLQLAEKVDYLAGMSDYRTELNKIKDLQYETEQKMVPMELLKEVGIIGASHGWVATLKNGIVCQDDLDLHAPDNNPKRIPLPPLETLPHNQTQIVTNIAMSSSSPEDEDCIVAVKFLGPQLSLCRPAQRDCTWSNIRISDPSFFSSHVMYSKRDEMFSMPSSRGHYTRSWDLVRHMKEPKLQMLMQPPEDQIPRMTKRAWQRLESCCTKQHYLVESSHTDETFMLKWYTQSRPTLNVWDHFLLLKIDKEGNALYTKDIGDLCILLSRSEPICIPAKLNRRAKNCIYMLTEHEFAIVGIGSNQKFCRTPFTCSLPYYISKN
- the LOC106320895 gene encoding uncharacterized protein LOC106320895, translating into MSHLVRRLKLSKLSLRVSHLTVSQCFSNFIFKVESCGSTLRDGDVGYLAIHSYIDNLIDCTPKKVPTELAKEMGTIGASHGWVATLKNGVVCLQDDLDLHASYTDPKRISLPPLVTLPNCQTRVVTNVAMSSSSPEDEDCIVAVKFLGPQLSLCRPSQRDCTWSNIRITDPSFFSSHVMYSKRDDMFSMMASGGNYTGSWDLGRHMTEPKLTMLSYPKQRVLTSTSYQHDSCCRMEHYLVESSHTSETFLVKWSTYINPQEGTVEWDQFLVFRIDEEGNAVYTEDFGGVCIFLSKAESFCLPAACLHDQRPNCIYHLSKNSFGIRCMDDNEKETTGDLNFPGPFWFPPKLDSK